The Deltaproteobacteria bacterium genome window below encodes:
- a CDS encoding dCTP deaminase: MILSDKEIRSALNLKRIIIAPFEAEHLGSNSYDVHLGKILAVYDNSTLDARVENKVTYVEIPKDGYVIYPGKIYLGATLEYTETIDYVPFLEGKSSTGRLGISVHATAGKGDAGFANHWTLEISCIQPVRIYAGMPIAQIIYFVIQGEIETPYTKKKNAKYTAKNHLPQPSAMWKNFLK, translated from the coding sequence TTGATACTTAGCGACAAAGAGATTCGAAGCGCTCTCAACTTGAAGAGAATCATAATTGCACCTTTTGAGGCTGAACATCTCGGGTCAAACAGCTATGATGTTCACTTAGGCAAAATACTTGCCGTCTACGACAATAGTACTTTAGATGCCAGAGTGGAAAATAAGGTAACTTACGTTGAGATTCCGAAGGACGGTTACGTTATTTATCCTGGGAAGATCTATTTAGGCGCGACCTTGGAGTATACCGAAACCATCGATTACGTGCCTTTTCTCGAGGGAAAGTCCAGTACCGGACGTCTAGGTATATCCGTGCATGCAACGGCTGGCAAAGGAGATGCCGGATTTGCGAACCACTGGACGCTAGAAATTTCTTGTATCCAGCCAGTACGAATTTACGCTGGGATGCCAATCGCTCAGATAATCTACTTCGTAATACAAGGTGAAATAGAGACACCCTATACCAAAAAGAAAAACGCAAAATATACCGCGAAAAATCATTTGCCGCAGCCTTCTGCAATGTGGAAGAACTTTTTGAAATAG
- a CDS encoding GTP-binding protein — MQQDLDAIISKLSCPSRTLPVTVLSGFLGAGKTTLLNHILNNREGLKIAVIVNDMSDINIDALIVNQEGGLSRTSESLVEMSNGCICCTLREDLLIEVTRLAREGRFDYLVIESTGISEPLPVAETFTFRDQSGTSLSDIATLDTTVTVVDAGAFLKDFGSTDSLLSREIGLDEKDTRSLSVLLADQVEFADVIVVNKSDLVSFADLEKLKSLLSQLNPDARQIMTIRGRVNLGDILGTGLFDIEKARKAAGWLKVMRGSEVSEADSYGVSSFSVQERRPFHPERLWTWLNDASFWHGILRSKGVFWLASQPAIMALWSRAGGHMEWAPLGTWWASIPKSKWPDDANFNTWMEGIWKKGFGDRRNELVFIGVNMDQNSIRKKIESCLATEDEIQQILRGTFRSSDPFPNWKNELIKKRDEGQIAHAT, encoded by the coding sequence ATGCAACAAGATTTAGATGCAATTATTTCGAAACTGTCCTGTCCGAGCAGGACATTACCCGTGACCGTACTTTCTGGGTTTCTCGGCGCAGGAAAAACGACCCTTCTTAACCATATTCTAAACAATAGGGAGGGATTAAAAATCGCTGTCATTGTAAATGATATGAGTGACATCAATATTGATGCCTTAATTGTAAATCAGGAGGGAGGCCTAAGCCGAACTAGTGAGAGTCTAGTCGAGATGAGCAACGGATGTATTTGCTGCACCCTACGGGAAGACTTACTGATAGAGGTCACAAGATTAGCCAGGGAGGGGCGTTTCGATTACCTTGTGATTGAATCCACGGGCATTTCAGAACCCCTACCAGTTGCAGAGACATTTACATTTCGCGATCAAAGCGGGACATCTCTTAGCGATATCGCGACGCTTGATACCACAGTAACAGTGGTTGATGCTGGCGCTTTCCTCAAGGATTTTGGCAGCACGGATTCTCTGCTTAGCAGGGAAATTGGTCTCGATGAAAAAGACACAAGAAGCTTGAGTGTTTTACTTGCCGATCAAGTTGAGTTTGCCGATGTCATCGTCGTAAATAAATCCGATCTCGTCTCGTTTGCTGACTTAGAAAAACTAAAAAGCCTCCTAAGCCAATTGAATCCGGATGCCCGCCAGATCATGACTATTCGAGGAAGGGTAAATTTAGGCGATATATTGGGAACCGGTCTCTTTGATATCGAGAAAGCGCGCAAAGCCGCTGGATGGCTGAAAGTAATGCGTGGAAGCGAAGTTTCGGAAGCGGACTCATACGGTGTCAGTAGTTTTTCTGTTCAGGAGCGTCGTCCATTTCATCCTGAAAGGCTTTGGACTTGGCTGAACGACGCTAGTTTTTGGCACGGCATCTTAAGATCGAAAGGAGTCTTCTGGCTTGCTTCTCAGCCAGCGATCATGGCGCTCTGGTCCAGAGCAGGTGGGCACATGGAGTGGGCTCCATTGGGAACGTGGTGGGCATCCATACCCAAGTCCAAATGGCCTGATGATGCGAATTTCAACACTTGGATGGAAGGGATCTGGAAGAAGGGCTTCGGAGATAGACGAAATGAGCTCGTTTTCATTGGTGTGAATATGGATCAGAATTCAATTCGAAAGAAAATAGAATCATGTCTAGCAACCGAGGACGAAATTCAGCAGATTTTACGGGGAACATTCCGATCAAGCGATCCATTCCCAAATTGGAAAAATGAACTAATTAAGAAAAGAGATGAAGGACAAATCGCACATGCTACCTGA